In Leptodesmis sichuanensis A121, the following are encoded in one genomic region:
- a CDS encoding ArnT family glycosyltransferase — MTSRLGEMMGSWNGSTLGKLKRITFQPWIDPLWMVALGLAALLLLTVNLGGVPLRDWDEGTVAQVAREIWRSSTDPVSSPTGSLTWLYPTLEGQPYLNKPTLLHILIAQCFAIGGVNEWMARLPGALLTALSVPLLYGIGREIFVKRTPAVFAALIYLTWLPVVRHGRLAMLDGALVCFFLFSLWCLLRARRDLRWGLGVGIGFGLMALTKGPIALLLIGLGFGFIAWDTPRLLTSRYLWCGMGLGSAPAIAWYGAQWVRYGPSFWGINLVDQSFSRLWKPVEGNQGAVWYYLWEILKYTLPWLIFLPQGFWLAWKNRELGWAKLVLLWSAVYLLVISLMQTKLPWYIMPLYPALALVAGAMLATIWNPKDIIGIRPITQRKFSQSWIMALGGLATVGWILCLIFSPIGPFPQPILDIIVTAIALTLTVTTILVIRQDSQFILVLMWGCYVSLLLLMVSPYWLWELQESYPVKPVATLIQQNTPPETVVLTSYPDGRPSLNFYSDRRVIPIAEKQIPARWSQQPYPYLLTDQATLKRLALPSVQVLGMAEGWLLVERAQNLKVAQQSANRPG, encoded by the coding sequence ATGACCAGTAGGTTAGGAGAAATGATGGGGAGTTGGAACGGTAGCACATTGGGCAAGTTAAAAAGAATCACCTTTCAGCCCTGGATAGATCCCCTGTGGATGGTGGCCTTGGGCTTAGCCGCACTTTTGTTACTGACCGTGAATCTGGGAGGGGTACCCCTGCGAGACTGGGACGAAGGGACCGTAGCTCAGGTAGCGCGGGAAATCTGGCGATCGTCTACCGATCCAGTTTCTTCCCCCACTGGCTCTCTCACCTGGCTCTATCCCACCCTGGAAGGACAACCGTACCTCAACAAACCGACGCTGCTCCATATCCTGATTGCTCAGTGTTTTGCGATCGGGGGTGTGAATGAATGGATGGCCCGCCTGCCAGGAGCACTATTAACGGCCCTTTCTGTGCCCCTGCTCTATGGAATTGGCCGCGAAATTTTCGTTAAGCGTACCCCTGCCGTATTCGCCGCCTTAATTTATCTGACCTGGCTGCCCGTGGTTCGGCATGGGCGGTTAGCCATGTTGGACGGTGCCCTGGTTTGTTTTTTTCTCTTCAGTCTCTGGTGTTTATTGCGGGCACGGCGAGATTTGCGCTGGGGGCTGGGCGTTGGCATTGGGTTTGGGCTAATGGCGCTGACGAAGGGACCGATCGCCTTATTGCTAATCGGCCTTGGCTTTGGCTTCATCGCCTGGGATACGCCCCGGTTGTTGACCTCCCGCTATCTCTGGTGTGGTATGGGGTTAGGGAGTGCGCCTGCGATCGCCTGGTATGGGGCACAGTGGGTACGCTACGGCCCCTCTTTTTGGGGAATCAATCTGGTAGACCAATCCTTCAGTCGGCTCTGGAAACCCGTAGAGGGGAATCAAGGAGCCGTCTGGTATTACCTCTGGGAAATTCTGAAGTACACCCTGCCCTGGCTCATATTTCTGCCCCAAGGGTTTTGGTTGGCCTGGAAAAACCGGGAGTTGGGCTGGGCCAAACTGGTGTTGCTGTGGTCAGCAGTCTATCTGCTCGTCATTTCCTTGATGCAAACCAAGCTTCCCTGGTACATCATGCCGCTCTACCCGGCCTTAGCGCTGGTGGCCGGAGCAATGCTGGCAACCATCTGGAACCCTAAAGATATAATTGGCATCCGTCCCATTACTCAGCGCAAATTTTCGCAATCGTGGATCATGGCGTTGGGTGGGTTGGCGACAGTGGGCTGGATCCTGTGTCTTATCTTCAGTCCTATAGGGCCATTCCCACAGCCGATATTAGACATTATTGTGACCGCGATCGCCCTAACCCTAACTGTGACGACGATTCTGGTCATCCGCCAGGATTCTCAATTCATTCTAGTGCTGATGTGGGGATGCTACGTTTCACTGCTGTTATTGATGGTATCTCCCTACTGGTTATGGGAACTGCAGGAAAGCTACCCGGTGAAGCCCGTAGCAACCCTGATTCAACAAAACACTCCCCCTGAAACGGTAGTGCTTACCTCCTATCCGGATGGACGACCCTCGCTGAATTTCTATAGCGATCGTCGGGTTATCCCGATCGCAGAAAAGCAAATTCCGGCCCGCTGGTCACAACAACCTTATCCCTATCTGCTAACGGATCAGGCCACACTGAAACGACTGGCTTTACCCTCGGTGCAGGTTTTAGGGATGGCAGAAGGCTGGTTGCTGGTCGAGCGGGCGCAAAACTTGAAAGTAGCCCAACAATCAGCGAACAGGCCAGGTTGA
- a CDS encoding GAF domain-containing sensor histidine kinase yields the protein MPNTIEPHTKDWKLSALLSGITEQIQRSLDLQNILQVAVNEVRAFLPSDRVMVYKFHPDESGQVIAESVDQQRLPSLLGLNFPADDIPTKHRELFVRSKVRSIVNVAARKIGQSAMPGAEITPDIEDITYRPLDACHQEYLTAMGVQSSVVVPIIHHERLWGLLVAHHSEPRTIPLEELQILQMVVDQFAVAIAQAELLAQAQDKAQRETTINRIADLLNSLSTIDLQTALEETVIALNGVGGRLYLLPTTFNAKVAVPGENQPLPTGTLYICGTQPTLPEQMRFHCMEQYPIWQDHFATQSEPAWVIPDVYQVPELRNLQPGFKSTSIRGILAIPLQYREQLLGYLTVFRSEIEVERLWAGWFDPDERQVQPRLSFEVWKESKQGQLHLWTEADVELAQVLGRQFATAIQQYAMHQQVQAFNTQLEAQVAERTAELQLAGEQQAVLLRVVTKIRESLDLQHIFKTTVTEVRQSLQVDRVIVFRLDPGSNFDSGQVIAEAVVPPFVATLGRVIRDHCFGEKYAAEYQQGKIYAIANIDDAELQNCHRELLTHLQVVANLLVPLRKGNELWGLLGVHSCTQPRTWSSADTQFLTQIAAQLDVALQQGELLAQTQQQAKQLAQALDDLKHAHTHLVQTEKMSSLGQLVAGIAHEINNPVNFIYGNLAHVSSYAQDLLGLVELYQQHYPNPVQAICDRAEEIDLDFLTEDLQKTLSSMRIGADRIRQIVLSLRNFSRLDQAEMKPVDIHDGIDSTLLILQYRLKPKSDRPEITIIKDYGNLPLVECYAGQLNQVFMNVLGNAIEALEDAHSNGHWAQTNETGDKADRSHSLPDSELPCISPTIRIQTQMTDDQRVQIRFFDNGPGIPEAIRQRIFDPFFTTKPVGKGTGLGLSISYKIVVEKHGGMFKCESQPGQGTTFLVEVPAKQSGKADDSDR from the coding sequence ATGCCTAACACAATTGAGCCGCATACAAAAGACTGGAAATTGAGTGCTCTCCTGAGTGGTATTACCGAACAAATTCAGCGATCGCTAGATCTGCAAAATATTCTCCAAGTTGCTGTAAATGAAGTGAGAGCCTTTTTGCCGAGCGATCGCGTCATGGTGTACAAATTCCATCCGGATGAAAGCGGCCAGGTGATTGCAGAGTCGGTTGATCAACAACGCTTACCCTCTTTATTAGGCTTGAATTTTCCGGCAGATGATATTCCGACCAAACATCGAGAACTGTTTGTGCGGTCAAAAGTGCGCTCGATCGTCAATGTGGCAGCCAGGAAAATTGGTCAAAGCGCTATGCCAGGAGCCGAAATCACTCCTGATATTGAAGATATTACTTATCGTCCCCTGGATGCCTGCCATCAGGAATACTTGACCGCAATGGGGGTGCAATCCTCAGTTGTGGTTCCTATTATCCATCACGAACGTCTTTGGGGATTACTGGTTGCCCACCATTCAGAACCGAGAACCATTCCGCTCGAAGAGTTGCAAATCTTGCAAATGGTGGTGGATCAATTTGCAGTTGCGATCGCGCAAGCTGAGTTACTGGCTCAAGCCCAGGACAAAGCTCAACGGGAAACCACCATCAACCGAATTGCGGACTTACTAAATTCCCTCTCGACGATCGATCTGCAGACGGCCTTAGAAGAAACTGTCATCGCACTCAATGGGGTAGGTGGCAGGCTTTATTTACTGCCAACGACCTTCAATGCCAAAGTTGCTGTTCCTGGAGAGAATCAGCCCCTGCCAACCGGAACGTTGTATATTTGTGGCACCCAGCCCACGCTGCCAGAACAAATGCGGTTTCACTGCATGGAGCAATATCCCATCTGGCAGGATCACTTCGCAACTCAATCTGAGCCTGCGTGGGTGATTCCCGACGTATATCAAGTGCCTGAGCTACGCAATCTCCAACCTGGTTTCAAATCCACCTCAATTCGTGGCATCCTGGCTATTCCCTTGCAATATCGTGAACAGCTTCTGGGCTACTTGACCGTTTTTCGCTCTGAGATTGAAGTGGAAAGGCTGTGGGCGGGATGGTTTGATCCAGATGAACGACAGGTGCAACCTCGGTTGTCCTTTGAGGTCTGGAAAGAATCAAAACAGGGGCAACTGCATCTGTGGACTGAGGCAGATGTGGAGTTGGCGCAGGTATTAGGCCGTCAATTTGCCACAGCGATTCAACAGTACGCCATGCATCAGCAAGTGCAAGCCTTTAATACCCAATTGGAAGCGCAGGTGGCAGAGCGCACGGCTGAATTGCAACTGGCTGGAGAACAACAGGCAGTTTTGCTGCGAGTCGTTACCAAGATTCGGGAATCGCTGGATCTACAGCATATTTTTAAAACGACGGTGACAGAAGTACGACAATCACTCCAAGTCGATCGCGTGATCGTTTTCCGCCTTGATCCAGGCTCCAATTTTGACTCTGGTCAGGTAATTGCAGAAGCGGTCGTGCCGCCCTTTGTGGCCACCCTGGGTCGAGTGATCCGCGATCACTGCTTTGGTGAAAAATATGCGGCTGAGTATCAACAGGGCAAAATTTATGCCATAGCCAACATTGATGACGCTGAATTACAAAACTGTCATCGTGAATTACTAACCCATCTGCAAGTTGTCGCCAATCTCCTCGTGCCCCTGCGGAAAGGCAATGAACTATGGGGCTTACTGGGTGTGCATAGCTGCACTCAGCCTCGCACCTGGAGTTCCGCGGACACCCAATTTCTGACTCAGATCGCGGCCCAACTGGATGTCGCCTTGCAGCAAGGGGAGTTATTGGCACAAACCCAGCAGCAGGCCAAGCAATTAGCCCAGGCCCTGGATGACCTGAAACATGCACATACTCATTTGGTTCAAACGGAGAAAATGTCCAGCCTGGGTCAGTTAGTAGCTGGGATTGCCCATGAAATCAATAATCCAGTGAACTTTATTTACGGAAATCTAGCCCACGTCAGTAGCTATGCTCAAGATTTGCTGGGTTTGGTAGAGCTTTATCAGCAGCATTATCCCAATCCGGTTCAAGCCATTTGCGATCGGGCGGAGGAGATTGATCTGGACTTCCTCACTGAGGATTTGCAAAAAACCCTGTCTTCGATGAGGATTGGGGCCGATCGCATCCGGCAAATTGTTTTGTCTCTCCGCAACTTCTCCCGTCTAGATCAGGCGGAAATGAAGCCTGTCGATATCCATGATGGAATTGATAGTACCCTACTGATCCTGCAATACCGACTGAAGCCAAAATCTGATCGCCCGGAGATTACGATTATCAAGGACTACGGCAATCTGCCATTGGTGGAGTGTTATGCAGGGCAACTGAACCAGGTATTTATGAATGTTTTAGGCAATGCGATCGAAGCCCTGGAGGATGCTCACAGTAATGGACACTGGGCACAAACCAACGAAACGGGGGATAAGGCCGATCGCTCCCATTCCCTCCCTGACTCGGAACTGCCCTGCATCTCACCCACGATTCGGATTCAAACTCAGATGACAGACGATCAGCGGGTACAAATTCGATTCTTTGACAATGGGCCAGGAATACCGGAAGCCATAAGACAGCGAATCTTTGATCCTTTCTTCACCACCAAACCCGTAGGGAAGGGTACCGGGTTAGGGCTTTCCATCAGTTACAAAATTGTCGTAGAAAAGCACGGAGGTATGTTCAAGTGCGAGTCGCAACCCGGTCAGGGGACAACCTTTTTAGTTGAAGTCCCGGCAAAACAGTCCGGCAAAGCAGACGATAGCGATCGCTAG
- a CDS encoding histone deacetylase family protein yields the protein MLPVIYSDEFLLHETGYFHPERPERLTAIKNALLACPWADRLDWQKPTPAEKRSVLAEIEQVHSSRYINAVRQIANRGGGYLDADTPVSPRSYEVALLAVSAWLDGVDYVLKMGEPAFVLVRPPGHHAVRDRGMGFCLFSNAAIAAFYALKQPNVKRVAILDWDVHHGNGTQAIVETHPNIAYCSLHEFPQYPGTGAASEQGFYQNVLNVPLKSGSTIAIYKAAFEQQIMPFLTNFQPDLLIISAGYDANADDPLAGISLQPQDYGTLTTYCLQITHRILFGLEGGYDLNALAQSVLATISACISVSC from the coding sequence ATGTTGCCAGTCATTTATTCGGACGAGTTTTTGCTGCACGAAACCGGGTATTTTCATCCTGAACGGCCCGAACGGTTAACGGCGATTAAAAATGCCTTGCTAGCCTGCCCCTGGGCCGATCGCCTGGACTGGCAGAAACCGACTCCCGCAGAAAAACGTTCCGTACTGGCTGAGATTGAACAGGTGCACTCCTCTCGCTACATTAATGCTGTTCGGCAAATTGCGAATCGCGGCGGTGGCTATCTGGATGCGGATACTCCCGTTTCCCCGCGTAGCTATGAAGTTGCATTACTGGCCGTCAGTGCCTGGTTAGATGGAGTCGATTACGTCCTGAAAATGGGAGAGCCTGCATTTGTCCTGGTCCGTCCACCTGGACATCATGCCGTTCGCGATCGGGGGATGGGTTTTTGTTTGTTTTCCAATGCGGCGATCGCCGCCTTCTACGCCTTGAAGCAACCGAACGTCAAGCGAGTCGCCATTCTGGACTGGGATGTGCATCACGGAAATGGAACACAGGCGATCGTCGAAACCCATCCCAACATTGCTTATTGCTCATTGCATGAATTTCCCCAATACCCTGGTACCGGAGCGGCATCCGAGCAGGGCTTTTATCAGAATGTGCTGAATGTACCCCTGAAATCGGGAAGTACGATCGCGATTTATAAAGCCGCTTTTGAGCAGCAAATTATGCCCTTTTTGACTAACTTTCAGCCTGATTTACTGATCATCAGCGCAGGCTATGATGCCAATGCAGACGACCCTTTAGCAGGCATTTCCTTACAGCCTCAAGACTACGGAACGCTCACAACCTATTGCCTACAAATCACTCACCGAATTCTGTTTGGTTTAGAAGGCGGTTATGACTTGAATGCATTGGCCCAGTCCGTTTTAGCCACCATTTCAGCCTGTATTAGCGTAAGTTGCTAG
- a CDS encoding PspA/IM30 family protein — MGLFDRIWRAIRATLNSLVSQAEDPEKILEQAVLDMQEDLIQLRQAVAQAIATQKRTERQYSQAVSTADEWYRRAQMALEKGDETLAREALTRRKSYQETATAMKTQLDQQDVVVGQLKQNMVKLESKISEAKTKKDLYIARARSAKASQQINDMLGQVGTGSAIAAFERMEEKVLQMEAQAEAVAELGVDDLERRFEQLGKADDIEAELAAMKSHQELPGSTQSAQLPASPTTPETDPELEQIRQQLRESS, encoded by the coding sequence ATGGGATTGTTTGACCGAATCTGGCGAGCGATTCGAGCCACCCTGAATAGTCTAGTCAGTCAGGCTGAAGATCCAGAAAAGATTCTGGAGCAGGCCGTGCTGGATATGCAGGAGGATTTGATCCAACTGCGGCAGGCCGTGGCTCAGGCGATCGCAACTCAAAAACGCACTGAACGACAGTATTCTCAAGCAGTTTCGACAGCAGATGAGTGGTACAGGCGGGCGCAAATGGCCCTGGAGAAAGGAGATGAAACCCTGGCACGGGAAGCCTTAACTCGTCGCAAGTCCTACCAGGAAACGGCCACCGCGATGAAAACTCAGTTGGATCAGCAAGACGTGGTAGTGGGCCAACTGAAACAGAATATGGTGAAGCTGGAAAGCAAGATATCTGAGGCAAAGACAAAGAAAGATTTGTATATTGCCCGTGCCCGTTCCGCTAAGGCTTCTCAGCAAATCAACGATATGTTAGGGCAAGTCGGTACAGGCAGCGCTATAGCTGCTTTCGAGCGGATGGAAGAGAAGGTACTGCAAATGGAAGCCCAGGCAGAAGCGGTTGCGGAACTGGGTGTTGACGATCTGGAGCGGCGGTTTGAGCAACTGGGTAAAGCTGATGACATTGAGGCGGAACTGGCTGCCATGAAATCCCATCAAGAATTACCGGGAAGCACTCAGTCGGCCCAACTTCCAGCCAGCCCAACAACGCCTGAAACCGACCCCGAACTGGAGCAAATCCGACAACAACTTCGGGAATCGTCATGA
- a CDS encoding Gfo/Idh/MocA family protein → MRSPFEPIRVGVIGVGNMGQHHARILSMLKDVEMVGVSDVNVERGIDTASKYRVRFFEDYRDLLPHVDAVCVAVPTRLHHSVGMACLQAGVHVLIEKPIAASIVEAESLVNAAAESQCILQVGHIERFNPAFQELSKVLKTEELLALEAHRMSPYSQRANDVSVVLDLMIHDIDLLLELAAAPVVRLTASGSRASGSGYLDYVTATLGFANGIVATLTSSKVTHRKIRRIAAHCKNSLTEADFLNHEILIHRQTTANCMTDYGQVLYRQDGLIEKVYTSNIEPLHAELEHFVTCVRGGNQPSVGGEQALKALRLASLIEQIALDGQPWQQDVEVHTPHLPVVAV, encoded by the coding sequence TTGCGTAGTCCATTTGAACCTATCCGTGTGGGTGTGATTGGGGTTGGCAATATGGGACAGCACCACGCCCGCATCCTGAGTATGTTAAAGGATGTGGAAATGGTGGGAGTTTCAGATGTCAATGTGGAGCGAGGAATTGATACAGCCAGCAAGTACCGGGTGCGCTTCTTTGAAGACTACCGGGATCTGTTGCCCCACGTTGATGCAGTCTGTGTTGCCGTTCCTACCCGCCTACACCACAGCGTTGGCATGGCTTGTCTACAGGCCGGAGTGCATGTACTGATTGAAAAACCGATCGCGGCCAGCATTGTGGAAGCGGAATCTTTAGTGAATGCCGCTGCCGAGTCTCAATGTATTCTCCAGGTCGGCCATATTGAACGGTTTAACCCAGCTTTCCAGGAATTGAGCAAGGTACTGAAAACCGAAGAGTTGCTGGCCTTAGAAGCTCATCGAATGAGTCCCTATTCGCAGCGGGCCAATGATGTCTCCGTTGTTCTCGACCTGATGATTCATGACATTGATTTGCTGCTGGAACTGGCTGCAGCTCCTGTAGTCAGATTAACCGCCAGCGGTAGCCGCGCTTCTGGTTCTGGCTATCTGGATTATGTCACGGCGACCTTGGGATTTGCCAATGGCATTGTCGCTACCCTGACTTCCAGCAAAGTCACCCATCGCAAGATTCGGCGGATTGCCGCTCACTGTAAAAATTCTCTGACTGAAGCCGACTTTCTGAATCACGAAATTCTGATCCATCGGCAAACGACTGCTAACTGCATGACCGATTACGGCCAGGTACTCTATCGCCAAGATGGCTTGATCGAAAAGGTCTACACCAGCAATATCGAGCCGCTGCACGCCGAGCTAGAACATTTTGTCACCTGTGTGCGGGGAGGCAATCAACCTTCTGTCGGCGGAGAACAGGCGCTCAAAGCCTTGCGTTTAGCCAGCCTGATTGAACAAATTGCCCTGGATGGTCAACCCTGGCAGCAAGATGTGGAGGTGCATACGCCCCATCTTCCTGTAGTGGCAGTATAA
- a CDS encoding SPOR domain-containing protein, translating into MRPSSTLYSPPQAVQTDSLHPVLKDALGSLDVQLEEELTRYRRLRALGKSGYSPRQANSKGTARVQSSPAIAPVTDPLPIPSQSPEAGSTTRTEADAASVEAPSTSPADSQSHLELQELAKQYAAQIHQEAELAAATDGPNDYLESSEELLRSLAEEEASVQAEESFLKSLSTPLGIGSMLLLLVSSAMFGFVIMNPSSMTQWFSQHKPEVATNSVTSANSSSTAPAEAPNPSEVAQPNLANQEFPDLNLSTLGSLPVDRTSTPKPGKLPGKPAIAADKDAKKANLGVSGKSALATATQPRPVKPAVPAAPQVTSSTPEFAAPPVEVPSPRRLAPATGYNPSPAPIYRAPAPPVQPYNPSPPVRSYSAPAAKPVRPHGATAKPATSDKPTSTPQTSKSASPAPSLPPLKLNPDPTPAPSISPSPTNSYAPSPSPAASSSPAAATPNGYKVVTPYSSDRALEKAREKVPDAYLQNYSDGAKVQLGAYDNESTAQKRAEELRQQGIPAEVYKP; encoded by the coding sequence ATGCGTCCATCTTCCACCCTCTATTCTCCCCCTCAAGCCGTTCAGACGGACAGTTTACATCCAGTGCTCAAGGATGCTCTGGGTAGCCTGGATGTGCAATTAGAGGAGGAGTTAACTCGCTATCGACGGCTGAGAGCCTTGGGCAAATCTGGGTATAGCCCTCGTCAGGCTAATTCTAAAGGAACGGCGAGAGTGCAATCGTCACCTGCTATCGCCCCAGTTACAGATCCTTTGCCTATCCCTTCCCAGTCTCCAGAAGCAGGATCTACAACCAGGACGGAAGCTGACGCAGCGTCTGTGGAAGCCCCGTCAACCAGCCCTGCAGACTCTCAATCCCATTTGGAGTTACAGGAACTGGCCAAACAGTATGCGGCCCAGATTCATCAGGAAGCTGAGTTAGCTGCTGCTACCGATGGCCCCAATGACTATCTGGAATCATCTGAAGAATTGCTCAGAAGTTTGGCGGAGGAAGAGGCCAGCGTTCAAGCAGAAGAAAGCTTTTTGAAGAGCTTATCTACCCCTCTGGGAATTGGCTCAATGCTGCTGCTGCTGGTTTCCAGTGCTATGTTTGGGTTTGTGATTATGAACCCATCCAGCATGACGCAGTGGTTTAGTCAGCACAAGCCTGAGGTGGCAACCAATTCAGTGACCTCTGCAAATTCCAGTTCTACGGCTCCTGCCGAGGCTCCGAATCCCTCCGAGGTGGCTCAGCCGAACCTCGCGAACCAGGAATTTCCGGATTTGAATCTGTCCACGCTGGGATCGCTTCCGGTTGATCGCACTTCCACCCCTAAACCTGGAAAACTTCCTGGAAAGCCGGCGATCGCTGCCGACAAAGATGCTAAGAAGGCCAACCTGGGCGTTTCTGGGAAGTCCGCTCTGGCAACTGCGACTCAACCCCGCCCTGTTAAGCCTGCCGTACCTGCCGCTCCTCAAGTCACTTCATCCACCCCAGAATTCGCGGCCCCACCTGTTGAGGTTCCCTCCCCCCGTCGGCTGGCTCCTGCCACAGGCTACAATCCCTCCCCTGCCCCGATCTACCGTGCTCCGGCCCCTCCGGTGCAACCCTACAATCCATCCCCCCCTGTTCGCTCCTATTCTGCTCCTGCGGCCAAGCCTGTCCGGCCCCATGGCGCGACTGCCAAACCTGCAACCTCTGACAAGCCTACCAGCACTCCTCAAACCTCTAAATCTGCCTCACCTGCCCCCTCTCTTCCCCCACTGAAACTCAATCCTGATCCCACTCCGGCCCCCTCAATCTCCCCCAGTCCAACCAATAGTTATGCTCCCAGTCCCTCTCCGGCGGCCAGTTCCTCACCTGCAGCAGCTACTCCTAATGGATATAAAGTCGTAACCCCGTACAGTAGCGATCGCGCTCTGGAAAAAGCCCGTGAAAAGGTTCCCGATGCCTATTTACAGAACTATTCTGACGGGGCCAAAGTCCAGCTTGGGGCTTATGATAATGAATCGACGGCCCAAAAGCGTGCTGAAGAATTACGTCAACAAGGCATTCCAGCCGAGGTATACAAGCCCTGA